One stretch of Acropora muricata isolate sample 2 chromosome 12, ASM3666990v1, whole genome shotgun sequence DNA includes these proteins:
- the LOC136892141 gene encoding UBX domain-containing protein 4-like isoform X1 — MHWFTGSIPEAIGESRQKGLLFVVYVEGDNEQTQTMNSTWADPKIADTLSKERCIAIKLDHKSEACTQFSQLYPVVCIPVTYFIGENGLPLEVVGGSLSVEEFLSKANKAIEAHKKTGPNNFHQTVVNAPVLQTATVQTATGASSSAMQNSSDSTATQEQSPTQAAQVASTSSIDTSPGTSQGSENSNTQEVPLQDRVERAKELLEKKRLEKEENEQQNLKRKEFDRRHVGQEVTKAKRNRDEKQAQTILSQIKEDKAKERAHREAVRQQIARDKAEREARRQIEQQAQAMTVSSSDAITVGSDTQATSSAWTSVRLQFRLPDGSSVTNSFAADATIDSVKEFISNHVGSSASSITLYTTYPRRELTEEDLVKSLSDLGLAPSATLVVSLKNRNAVAPSGSSSSPSDLFLLLLSPLFALINFLKTFLFGGPDQPRGAYNPTAARQDSTSPSQQPNSASVRRRVPQGEGASFRQEGGVYRFNNKDDEDDENNTWNGNSTQQM, encoded by the exons ATGCATTGGTTTACTGGAAGTATTCCTGAGGCTATAGGAGAATCTAGACAGAAAGGATTATTGTTTGTCGTCTATGTTGAAG GTGACAATGAACAAACCCAGACAATGAACTCCACATGGGCTGACCCTAAG ATTGCAGATACATTGTCAAAGGAAAGGTGTATTGCTATAAAATTGGATCATAAGAG TGAAGCTTGTACTCAGTTCTCCCAGCTCT ACCCTGTTGTGTGTATTCCTGTCACTTACTTTATTGGGGAGAATGGTTTGCCACTGGAAGTTGTGGGTGGTAGCCTCTCTGTTGAGGAGTTCTTGTCCAAAGCAAACAAGGCTATAGAG GCTCACAAAAAAACCGGGCCAAACAACTTCCACCAAACTGTAGTGAATGCTCCTGTTCTGCAAACCGCTACAGTGCAAACAGCTACAGGGGCTTCCAGTTCAGCTATGCAAAATTCATCAGATAGCACAGCAACTCAGGAACAATCTCCAACACAAGCTGCCCAAGTTGCTTCAACCAGCAGCATTGATACGTCACCAGGGACTTCACAG GGCTCAGAAAACAGTAACACCCAAGAAGTACCATTGCAAGACAGAGTTGAAAG GGCAAAAGAACTATTGGAAAAAAAGAGactagaaaaagaagaaaatgaacaaCAA AATCTCAAAAGAAAGGAATTTGATAGGCGTCATGTTGGACAAGAGGTAACAAAAGCAAAACGTAACCGAGACGAAAAGCAGGCACAAACCATTCTGAGTCAAATTAAAGAAGACAAAGCTAAAGAGAGAGCTCATAGGGAGGCTGTTCGACAGCAGATTGCCCGAGATAAAGCTGAGAGGGAAGCCAGAAGACAGATTGAACAGCAGGCCCAGGCTATGACTGTGTCTTCTTCTGATGCAATAACAGTGGGAAGTGATACACAAGCAACAAGTTCAGCTTG gaCTTCTGTTCGTCTCCAGTTTCGTCTACCAGATGGCAGCTCTGTCACAAACAGCTTTGCAGCTGATGCAACCATAGACAGCGTAAAGGAGTTCATTAGTAAT CATGTTGGATCGAGTGCCAGCTCCATCACTCTATACACCACCTACCCAAGACGAGAACTAACCGAGGAAGACCTGGTGAAGAGTCTGTCCGATTTGGGCCTGGCACCAAGTGCGACTCTGGTGGTTTCATTG AAGAATCGCAATGCCGTGGCGCCTTCAGGAAGCTCCTCGTCCCCGTCTGACCTGTTCCTGTTGTTGCTGTCGCCCCTCTTTGCCCTCATAAACTTCCTTAAAACGTTTCTGTTTGGCGGCCCAGATCAGCCCAGAGGAGCGTACAATCCTACAGCAGCAAGACAAGATTCTACCTCGCCATCGCAGCAGCCAAA TAGTGCCAGTGTACGTCGAAGAGTCCCACAAGGAGAAGGTGCAAGTTTTCGTCAGGAAGGCGGCGTTTACAGGTTCAATAACAAAGACGATGAGGATGACGAAAACAACACGTGGAACGGAAACTCTACTCAGCAGATGTAG
- the LOC136892141 gene encoding UBX domain-containing protein 4-like isoform X2: MHWFTGSIPEAIGESRQKGLLFVVYVEGDNEQTQTMNSTWADPKIADTLSKERCIAIKLDHKSEACTQFSQLYPVVCIPVTYFIGENGLPLEVVGGSLSVEEFLSKANKAIEAHKKTGPNNFHQTVVNAPVLQTATVQTATGASSSAMQNSSDSTATQEQSPTQAAQVASTSSIDTSPGTSQGSENSNTQEVPLQDRVERAKELLEKKRLEKEENEQQNLKRKEFDRRHVGQEVTKAKRNRDEKQAQTILSQIKEDKAKERAHREAVRQQIARDKAEREARRQIEQQAQAMTVSSSDAITVGSDTQATSSAWTSVRLQFRLPDGSSVTNSFAADATIDSVKEFISNHVGSSASSITLYTTYPRRELTEEDLVKSLSDLGLAPSATLVVSLKNRNAVAPSGSSSSPSDLFLLLLSPLFALINFLKTFLFGGPDQPRGAYNPTAARQDSTSPSQQPNASVRRRVPQGEGASFRQEGGVYRFNNKDDEDDENNTWNGNSTQQM; this comes from the exons ATGCATTGGTTTACTGGAAGTATTCCTGAGGCTATAGGAGAATCTAGACAGAAAGGATTATTGTTTGTCGTCTATGTTGAAG GTGACAATGAACAAACCCAGACAATGAACTCCACATGGGCTGACCCTAAG ATTGCAGATACATTGTCAAAGGAAAGGTGTATTGCTATAAAATTGGATCATAAGAG TGAAGCTTGTACTCAGTTCTCCCAGCTCT ACCCTGTTGTGTGTATTCCTGTCACTTACTTTATTGGGGAGAATGGTTTGCCACTGGAAGTTGTGGGTGGTAGCCTCTCTGTTGAGGAGTTCTTGTCCAAAGCAAACAAGGCTATAGAG GCTCACAAAAAAACCGGGCCAAACAACTTCCACCAAACTGTAGTGAATGCTCCTGTTCTGCAAACCGCTACAGTGCAAACAGCTACAGGGGCTTCCAGTTCAGCTATGCAAAATTCATCAGATAGCACAGCAACTCAGGAACAATCTCCAACACAAGCTGCCCAAGTTGCTTCAACCAGCAGCATTGATACGTCACCAGGGACTTCACAG GGCTCAGAAAACAGTAACACCCAAGAAGTACCATTGCAAGACAGAGTTGAAAG GGCAAAAGAACTATTGGAAAAAAAGAGactagaaaaagaagaaaatgaacaaCAA AATCTCAAAAGAAAGGAATTTGATAGGCGTCATGTTGGACAAGAGGTAACAAAAGCAAAACGTAACCGAGACGAAAAGCAGGCACAAACCATTCTGAGTCAAATTAAAGAAGACAAAGCTAAAGAGAGAGCTCATAGGGAGGCTGTTCGACAGCAGATTGCCCGAGATAAAGCTGAGAGGGAAGCCAGAAGACAGATTGAACAGCAGGCCCAGGCTATGACTGTGTCTTCTTCTGATGCAATAACAGTGGGAAGTGATACACAAGCAACAAGTTCAGCTTG gaCTTCTGTTCGTCTCCAGTTTCGTCTACCAGATGGCAGCTCTGTCACAAACAGCTTTGCAGCTGATGCAACCATAGACAGCGTAAAGGAGTTCATTAGTAAT CATGTTGGATCGAGTGCCAGCTCCATCACTCTATACACCACCTACCCAAGACGAGAACTAACCGAGGAAGACCTGGTGAAGAGTCTGTCCGATTTGGGCCTGGCACCAAGTGCGACTCTGGTGGTTTCATTG AAGAATCGCAATGCCGTGGCGCCTTCAGGAAGCTCCTCGTCCCCGTCTGACCTGTTCCTGTTGTTGCTGTCGCCCCTCTTTGCCCTCATAAACTTCCTTAAAACGTTTCTGTTTGGCGGCCCAGATCAGCCCAGAGGAGCGTACAATCCTACAGCAGCAAGACAAGATTCTACCTCGCCATCGCAGCAGCCAAA TGCCAGTGTACGTCGAAGAGTCCCACAAGGAGAAGGTGCAAGTTTTCGTCAGGAAGGCGGCGTTTACAGGTTCAATAACAAAGACGATGAGGATGACGAAAACAACACGTGGAACGGAAACTCTACTCAGCAGATGTAG
- the LOC136892141 gene encoding UBX domain-containing protein 4-like isoform X3, which translates to MHWFTGSIPEAIGESRQKGLLFVVYVEGDNEQTQTMNSTWADPKIADTLSKERCIAIKLDHKSEACTQFSQLYPVVCIPVTYFIGENGLPLEVVGGSLSVEEFLSKANKAIEAHKKTGPNNFHQTVVNAPVLQTATVQTATGASSSAMQNSSDSTATQEQSPTQAAQVASTSSIDTSPGTSQGSENSNTQEVPLQDRVERAKELLEKKRLEKEENEQQNLKRKEFDRRHVGQEVTKAKRNRDEKQAQTILSQIKEDKAKERAHREAVRQQIARDKAEREARRQIEQQAQAMTVSSSDAITVGSDTQATSSAWTSVRLQFRLPDGSSVTNSFAADATIDSVKEFISNHVGSSASSITLYTTYPRRELTEEDLVKSLSDLGLAPSATLVVSLNRNAVAPSGSSSSPSDLFLLLLSPLFALINFLKTFLFGGPDQPRGAYNPTAARQDSTSPSQQPNSASVRRRVPQGEGASFRQEGGVYRFNNKDDEDDENNTWNGNSTQQM; encoded by the exons ATGCATTGGTTTACTGGAAGTATTCCTGAGGCTATAGGAGAATCTAGACAGAAAGGATTATTGTTTGTCGTCTATGTTGAAG GTGACAATGAACAAACCCAGACAATGAACTCCACATGGGCTGACCCTAAG ATTGCAGATACATTGTCAAAGGAAAGGTGTATTGCTATAAAATTGGATCATAAGAG TGAAGCTTGTACTCAGTTCTCCCAGCTCT ACCCTGTTGTGTGTATTCCTGTCACTTACTTTATTGGGGAGAATGGTTTGCCACTGGAAGTTGTGGGTGGTAGCCTCTCTGTTGAGGAGTTCTTGTCCAAAGCAAACAAGGCTATAGAG GCTCACAAAAAAACCGGGCCAAACAACTTCCACCAAACTGTAGTGAATGCTCCTGTTCTGCAAACCGCTACAGTGCAAACAGCTACAGGGGCTTCCAGTTCAGCTATGCAAAATTCATCAGATAGCACAGCAACTCAGGAACAATCTCCAACACAAGCTGCCCAAGTTGCTTCAACCAGCAGCATTGATACGTCACCAGGGACTTCACAG GGCTCAGAAAACAGTAACACCCAAGAAGTACCATTGCAAGACAGAGTTGAAAG GGCAAAAGAACTATTGGAAAAAAAGAGactagaaaaagaagaaaatgaacaaCAA AATCTCAAAAGAAAGGAATTTGATAGGCGTCATGTTGGACAAGAGGTAACAAAAGCAAAACGTAACCGAGACGAAAAGCAGGCACAAACCATTCTGAGTCAAATTAAAGAAGACAAAGCTAAAGAGAGAGCTCATAGGGAGGCTGTTCGACAGCAGATTGCCCGAGATAAAGCTGAGAGGGAAGCCAGAAGACAGATTGAACAGCAGGCCCAGGCTATGACTGTGTCTTCTTCTGATGCAATAACAGTGGGAAGTGATACACAAGCAACAAGTTCAGCTTG gaCTTCTGTTCGTCTCCAGTTTCGTCTACCAGATGGCAGCTCTGTCACAAACAGCTTTGCAGCTGATGCAACCATAGACAGCGTAAAGGAGTTCATTAGTAAT CATGTTGGATCGAGTGCCAGCTCCATCACTCTATACACCACCTACCCAAGACGAGAACTAACCGAGGAAGACCTGGTGAAGAGTCTGTCCGATTTGGGCCTGGCACCAAGTGCGACTCTGGTGGTTTCATTG AATCGCAATGCCGTGGCGCCTTCAGGAAGCTCCTCGTCCCCGTCTGACCTGTTCCTGTTGTTGCTGTCGCCCCTCTTTGCCCTCATAAACTTCCTTAAAACGTTTCTGTTTGGCGGCCCAGATCAGCCCAGAGGAGCGTACAATCCTACAGCAGCAAGACAAGATTCTACCTCGCCATCGCAGCAGCCAAA TAGTGCCAGTGTACGTCGAAGAGTCCCACAAGGAGAAGGTGCAAGTTTTCGTCAGGAAGGCGGCGTTTACAGGTTCAATAACAAAGACGATGAGGATGACGAAAACAACACGTGGAACGGAAACTCTACTCAGCAGATGTAG